In Macaca fascicularis isolate 582-1 chromosome 15, T2T-MFA8v1.1, one genomic interval encodes:
- the TMEM203 gene encoding transmembrane protein 203: MLFSLRELVQWLGFATFEIFVHLLALLVFSVLLALRVDGLVPGLSWWNVFVPFFAADGLSTYFTTIVSVRLFQDGEKRLAVLRLFWVLTVLSLKFVFEMLLCQKLAEQTRELWFGLITSPVFILLQLLMIRACRVN, from the coding sequence ATGCTCTTCTCGCTCCGGGAGCTGGTGCAGTGGCTAGGCTTCGCCACCTTCGAGATCTTCGTGCACCTGCTGGCCCTGCTGGTGTTCTCTGTGCTGCTGGCACTGCGTGTGGATGGCCTGGTCCCGGGCCTCTCCTGGTGGAACGTGTTCGTGCCTTTCTTCGCCGCTGACGGGCTCAGCACCTACTTCACCACCATCGTGTCCGTGCGCCTCTTCCAGGATGGAGAGAAGCGGCTGGCGGTGCTCCGCCTTTTCTGGGTCCTCACGGTCCTGAGTCTCAAGTTCGTCTTCGAGATGCTGTTGTGCCAGAAGCTGGCGGAGCAGACTCGGGAGCTCTGGTTCGGCCTCATTACGTCCCCGGTCTTCATTCTCCTGCAGCTGCTCATGATCCGCGCCTGTCGGGTCAACTAG